One genomic window of Desulfovibrio subterraneus includes the following:
- the ffh gene encoding signal recognition particle protein, which produces MFETLSDRLNSVFKKFSGQKTLNEENVQEGLREVRLALLEADVNFKVVKDFTDRVRERCLGQEVLKGVNPAQQVIKIVHDELVELLGGDTTSLNLSGAKPHVIMMVGLQGSGKTTSSAKLANFLRKQKLKPYLVPADVYRPAAIDQLHTLAKQLGIPAYASTTQMNPVDIAVAAYAEAREQQCDVILLDTAGRLHVDEQLMNELVNIKEKLNPAEILFVADAMTGQDAVTVAEAFNAKLGLTGAVLTKMDGDARGGAALSIKTVTGTSVKFVGMGEKISDLEVFHPDRIAGRILGMGDVLTLVEKAQAEVSQEEAEAMARKMQKAEFDFEDFRTQMRRMRKLGSLEGILKLIPGMGALKEKLGDLNVPDKEMNRIEAIINSMTDQERRNPDLINVSRKKRIAGGCGLKVQDVDNLIKSFSQMRMMMKQMMGGGGKKGQMGKMPKMSNMPTIPGMNLPGMGKLRGLPGKAKADMSNLDAMQAMQSMGGMGGMPGMPGMPGFPGMDDGEASQGPSKDDLKKKRDARKKEKLKKKQGRKKK; this is translated from the coding sequence ATGTTTGAGACTCTTTCCGACAGACTGAATTCTGTATTCAAAAAGTTCAGTGGTCAAAAGACCCTGAACGAGGAAAACGTGCAGGAGGGCCTGCGCGAGGTTCGCCTTGCCCTGCTGGAAGCGGACGTTAACTTCAAGGTGGTGAAGGATTTCACCGACCGTGTCCGTGAGCGTTGCCTTGGTCAGGAGGTGCTCAAAGGCGTCAACCCTGCGCAGCAGGTCATCAAGATCGTTCATGACGAACTGGTGGAACTGCTCGGCGGCGACACCACGAGCCTGAACCTGAGCGGTGCAAAGCCCCATGTCATCATGATGGTGGGCCTGCAGGGGTCCGGTAAGACAACGTCGTCCGCCAAGCTGGCCAACTTCCTGCGCAAGCAGAAGCTGAAGCCCTACCTTGTGCCCGCCGACGTCTACCGCCCCGCTGCTATCGACCAGCTGCACACGCTGGCGAAGCAGTTAGGCATTCCGGCGTATGCATCCACAACGCAGATGAATCCTGTGGATATCGCCGTTGCTGCCTATGCGGAAGCGCGCGAACAGCAGTGCGATGTGATACTGCTCGACACCGCCGGCCGTCTGCATGTGGACGAACAGCTCATGAACGAGCTGGTCAACATCAAGGAAAAGCTCAATCCGGCTGAAATCCTTTTTGTTGCAGACGCAATGACCGGTCAGGACGCCGTTACCGTGGCCGAGGCGTTCAACGCCAAGCTCGGCCTCACCGGTGCCGTGCTCACCAAGATGGATGGTGATGCCCGCGGCGGCGCAGCCCTTTCCATCAAGACCGTTACCGGCACTTCCGTGAAGTTTGTCGGTATGGGCGAAAAAATTTCCGACCTTGAAGTCTTCCATCCGGACCGAATCGCCGGACGCATCCTCGGCATGGGTGACGTGCTCACCCTCGTTGAAAAAGCGCAGGCCGAGGTATCGCAGGAAGAAGCCGAAGCCATGGCCCGCAAGATGCAGAAGGCCGAATTCGACTTCGAGGACTTCCGCACCCAGATGCGCCGCATGCGCAAGCTCGGGTCGCTGGAAGGGATTCTCAAACTTATCCCCGGCATGGGTGCGCTGAAGGAAAAGCTCGGCGACCTGAACGTGCCGGATAAGGAAATGAACCGCATCGAGGCGATCATCAACTCGATGACGGATCAGGAACGCCGCAATCCCGACCTCATCAACGTCAGCCGCAAAAAGCGTATTGCAGGCGGCTGCGGTCTGAAGGTGCAGGACGTGGACAACCTCATCAAAAGCTTCTCGCAGATGCGAATGATGATGAAGCAGATGATGGGTGGCGGCGGCAAAAAGGGACAGATGGGCAAAATGCCCAAGATGTCCAACATGCCCACCATTCCCGGGATGAATCTGCCCGGAATGGGCAAACTGCGCGGCCTGCCCGGCAAGGCAAAGGCCGATATGTCCAATCTGGATGCCATGCAGGCCATGCAGAGCATGGGCGGGATGGGCGGCATGCCTGGAATGCCCGGCATGCCCGGTTTCCCCGGGATGGACGATGGCGAAGCGTCTCAGGGTCCTTCCAAGGACGACCTGAAGAAAAAGCGCGACGCCCGCAAAAAGGAAAAATTGAAAAAGAAGCAGGGTCGCAAGAAAAAATAG
- a CDS encoding pyridoxal phosphate-dependent aminotransferase: protein MTLLSQQVSGFIENSSWIRKMFESGIALKKQYGADAVCDFSLGNPDVPAPALVGDILRDLADKCEEPFTFGYMPNGGFPWARQIIADLVKKEQGVEVSGDDCLISCGAAGAMNAFFRAVMEPGDEVVGVAPYFVEYGFYTSNHQVTFKPAKSKPDTFELDIDSIEAAMTPKTRGVIINSPNNPTGAVYTKEEITSLAALLDAKSREYGRPIFLISDEPYRFLAFDGVEVPSVLPLYDYAVVLSSFSKNLSLAGERVGYVCLSPRMPERGKLMAGLMLTNRILGFVNPPVIGQHLLKAALTAQVDAGIYAKRRDVMARVLTEAGYDFLMPKGAFYFFPKAPGGDDVAFCQRLMEEKVLAVPGTGFGGPGYFRLTFCVGEEVIERAAEGFRKANR from the coding sequence ATGACACTTCTCTCCCAGCAGGTTTCCGGCTTCATCGAGAACTCCTCATGGATCCGGAAGATGTTCGAATCAGGCATCGCCCTGAAGAAACAGTATGGCGCGGATGCCGTATGCGATTTCAGCCTCGGCAACCCCGACGTGCCCGCCCCCGCACTGGTAGGCGACATTCTGCGCGACCTTGCCGACAAGTGCGAAGAGCCCTTCACCTTCGGCTACATGCCCAATGGCGGTTTTCCGTGGGCGCGCCAGATCATTGCCGACCTCGTGAAGAAGGAACAGGGAGTGGAAGTCTCCGGTGATGACTGCCTCATCTCCTGCGGCGCTGCCGGTGCCATGAACGCCTTTTTCCGCGCGGTGATGGAACCCGGTGACGAGGTGGTGGGCGTGGCCCCCTATTTCGTGGAATACGGTTTCTACACCTCCAACCATCAGGTGACCTTCAAGCCTGCCAAGTCCAAGCCCGACACCTTCGAGCTGGATATCGACAGCATTGAAGCCGCCATGACGCCCAAAACCCGCGGCGTTATCATCAACTCGCCCAACAACCCCACCGGCGCGGTGTATACCAAGGAAGAAATCACTTCCCTCGCTGCCCTGCTGGATGCCAAGAGCAGGGAATACGGCCGCCCGATATTCCTGATCTCCGACGAGCCTTACCGCTTCCTCGCCTTTGACGGCGTTGAAGTGCCGAGCGTACTGCCCCTGTATGACTACGCCGTGGTGCTTTCTTCGTTCTCCAAGAACCTGTCGCTGGCAGGCGAGCGCGTGGGCTATGTTTGTCTTTCGCCCCGCATGCCCGAACGCGGCAAGCTCATGGCCGGACTCATGCTCACCAACCGCATTCTCGGCTTCGTGAACCCGCCCGTCATCGGCCAGCATCTGCTCAAGGCCGCCCTCACTGCACAGGTGGATGCAGGCATCTACGCAAAGCGCCGTGACGTGATGGCCCGCGTGCTCACCGAAGCCGGATACGACTTCCTCATGCCCAAGGGGGCGTTCTACTTCTTCCCCAAGGCTCCCGGCGGAGACGATGTTGCGTTCTGCCAGCGCCTGATGGAAGAAAAGGTGCTCGCCGTACCCGGAACGGGCTTTGGCGGCCCCGGTTACTTCCGCCTGACCTTCTGCGTGGGCGAAGAAGTTATCGAACGCGCGGCAGAAGGCTTCAGAAAGGCCAACCGCTAG
- the metX gene encoding homoserine O-acetyltransferase MetX, whose translation MTQSNSSGAETAANGASLFTLPEPLVFRSGAELAGVQLAYETFGTLASDKSNAVLICHALTGDSHVAASTRDGQEKPGWWDEYVGPGKPVDTNRFFVICSNILGSCYGSTGPASLNPATGEPYGLDFPVVTITDMVRAQRELVRHFGITRLCAVLGGSLGGMQVLEWAARYPEMVAAAVPIATTTRHSAQAIAFNEVARQSVISDPNWKQGGYYGGPAPDLGLAVARMIGHITYLSDESMHVKFGRNLQNREHLSFNFETDFQVESYLHHQGRKFVQRFDANSFLYVTKAADYFDLELEKPESYAAQAFAASDTRFLVISFTSDWLYPSYQSKGLVAHLQRTGRDVSFCDITEKWGHDAFLLPNNHFADILGGFFRHVR comes from the coding sequence ATGACGCAATCCAATTCTTCCGGGGCGGAAACCGCAGCCAACGGGGCAAGCCTGTTCACCCTGCCTGAGCCGCTTGTTTTCAGAAGCGGGGCGGAGCTTGCCGGTGTGCAGCTTGCCTATGAAACCTTCGGCACGCTGGCATCCGACAAAAGCAATGCCGTGCTCATCTGTCACGCCCTGACAGGCGACTCGCATGTGGCGGCTTCAACTCGCGACGGGCAGGAAAAGCCCGGCTGGTGGGACGAGTATGTCGGCCCCGGCAAGCCCGTGGATACGAACCGGTTCTTTGTCATCTGCTCCAACATTCTTGGCAGCTGTTACGGTTCCACCGGACCGGCGAGTCTGAATCCGGCCACGGGTGAACCGTACGGGCTGGATTTTCCTGTGGTCACCATTACCGACATGGTCCGGGCGCAGCGTGAGTTGGTGCGGCATTTCGGTATTACCCGCTTGTGCGCGGTTCTCGGCGGTTCGCTTGGGGGCATGCAGGTGCTGGAGTGGGCGGCGCGGTATCCTGAAATGGTTGCCGCGGCTGTTCCCATTGCCACGACCACGCGGCACTCGGCGCAGGCCATCGCCTTTAACGAGGTGGCCCGGCAGTCTGTCATCTCCGACCCCAACTGGAAGCAGGGCGGGTATTACGGCGGTCCCGCGCCGGATCTCGGCCTCGCCGTGGCGCGCATGATAGGCCACATCACCTATCTTTCCGATGAATCCATGCACGTGAAGTTCGGCCGCAACCTGCAGAACAGGGAGCATCTGTCCTTCAACTTCGAAACGGATTTTCAGGTGGAAAGCTATCTGCATCATCAGGGCCGCAAGTTTGTGCAGCGCTTCGACGCCAACTCCTTTCTATATGTCACCAAGGCGGCAGATTACTTCGACCTGGAGCTGGAAAAGCCGGAAAGCTACGCAGCGCAGGCCTTTGCCGCATCCGACACGCGTTTTCTGGTCATCTCCTTCACCTCGGACTGGCTGTACCCCAGCTATCAGTCCAAGGGGCTGGTCGCGCATTTGCAGCGGACAGGCAGGGACGTAAGCTTCTGCGACATCACGGAGAAATGGGGACACGATGCCTTTCTGCTTCCCAACAACCATTTTGCCGATATTCTGGGAGGGTTCTTCCGCCATGTCCGCTAA
- the metW gene encoding methionine biosynthesis protein MetW, with translation MSANQTDTSRGARPSDRPLRFDQQVIASWIEPESRVLDLGCGDGQLLGHLVRDKRVFGTGIELSEARVAQCIGQGLSVVHGNVNEELPNYPDKAFDYVIVSQTLQQVHRPTRMLKQLLRVGRFGIVSFPNFGYWKVRLQAIFGGRAPKTRELPYEWYDTPNIRVLTLNDFHNYGAEIPFRIMRQEAVTMPAGDQYPKHVSLLPNLRASYGIFMIEGR, from the coding sequence ATGTCCGCTAACCAGACAGATACCTCCCGTGGCGCGCGGCCATCTGACCGGCCGCTCCGTTTCGACCAGCAGGTCATCGCCTCGTGGATTGAGCCGGAAAGCCGCGTGCTTGACCTCGGCTGCGGAGACGGCCAGCTGCTCGGCCATCTCGTGCGCGACAAGCGCGTATTCGGCACGGGCATTGAACTTTCAGAAGCCCGCGTGGCCCAGTGCATAGGGCAGGGACTTTCCGTGGTGCACGGCAACGTGAACGAGGAATTGCCCAACTATCCCGACAAGGCGTTCGACTATGTCATCGTCAGCCAGACGCTGCAGCAGGTGCACCGGCCCACCAGAATGCTGAAGCAGCTCCTGCGTGTGGGGCGGTTCGGCATCGTGAGCTTTCCCAACTTCGGGTACTGGAAGGTGCGCCTGCAGGCCATATTCGGCGGCCGCGCTCCAAAGACCCGCGAACTGCCTTATGAATGGTACGACACCCCCAACATCCGTGTGCTGACCCTGAACGATTTTCATAATTACGGAGCCGAGATTCCCTTCCGCATCATGCGGCAGGAGGCCGTGACCATGCCAGCCGGAGATCAGTATCCGAAGCATGTGAGTCTGCTGCCCAACCTTCGCGCATCGTACGGCATATTCATGATTGAAGGGCGCTGA
- a CDS encoding O-acetylhomoserine aminocarboxypropyltransferase/cysteine synthase family protein, with amino-acid sequence MTASYRFETKALHAGFSKDQSNARAIPVHRTAAYLFNNTEHAANLFALKELGNIYTRLGNPTQDALEQRIAALEGGAAAVALASGTTAIHYTVLNICRKGDEIVSSSNLYGGTYTMFDAILPDQGITTRFADFTNPDDIRAKITPNTRMLFTEVIGNPSLDVVNLRAVAKVAEEFHLPLVVDSTFTPPSLFRPLEHGAHVVVHSLTKWIGGHGTGIGGIVVDGGNFDWTDPKFALFNEPDPSYHGIRYAHDLGPLNPVAFALRLRLVPLRNLGGCISPDNCWIFLQGLETLSLRMERHCENAQRVAEYLQQHAHVAWVRYAGLAGDPSHAAAREQFTGGYGGMVVFGIKGASGNGAEAGAKFIDSLKLVSHLANVGDAKSLAIHPASTTHSQLTEEQQRAGGITPDLIRFSVGIEHIDDILEDVGQALEKAC; translated from the coding sequence ATGACCGCATCATACCGTTTCGAGACCAAGGCCCTGCATGCAGGCTTTTCCAAGGATCAGAGCAACGCCCGCGCCATTCCGGTGCACCGTACGGCGGCTTATCTGTTCAACAACACGGAGCATGCCGCTAACCTGTTTGCGCTGAAGGAACTGGGCAATATCTATACCCGACTGGGCAACCCCACGCAGGATGCGCTGGAGCAGCGCATTGCCGCGCTGGAGGGGGGAGCCGCCGCTGTGGCGCTTGCTTCCGGTACCACGGCCATTCATTACACCGTGCTGAATATCTGCCGGAAAGGTGATGAAATCGTTTCTTCATCCAACCTGTACGGCGGCACCTACACCATGTTCGATGCCATTCTGCCGGATCAGGGCATCACCACCCGTTTTGCGGACTTCACCAATCCTGACGACATTCGCGCCAAGATTACGCCGAACACCCGCATGCTGTTCACCGAGGTGATCGGTAATCCTTCTCTGGATGTGGTCAATCTGCGTGCTGTGGCCAAGGTTGCGGAAGAATTTCATCTGCCGCTGGTGGTGGATTCCACCTTCACGCCCCCCAGCCTGTTCCGTCCGCTGGAGCATGGTGCGCATGTGGTGGTGCATTCGCTGACCAAATGGATTGGCGGGCATGGCACAGGGATTGGCGGCATCGTGGTCGATGGCGGTAACTTCGACTGGACCGATCCGAAGTTCGCACTGTTTAACGAGCCTGATCCTTCCTACCACGGAATACGCTATGCCCATGATCTCGGGCCGCTGAACCCCGTAGCGTTTGCCCTGCGTCTGCGCCTTGTGCCGCTGCGCAATCTCGGTGGCTGCATCAGCCCGGACAACTGCTGGATATTCCTGCAGGGGCTGGAAACCCTGAGCCTGCGTATGGAACGGCACTGCGAAAACGCCCAGCGCGTGGCCGAGTATCTGCAGCAGCATGCGCATGTGGCGTGGGTGCGGTATGCCGGTCTTGCAGGCGATCCTTCGCATGCGGCGGCGCGGGAGCAATTCACAGGCGGATACGGGGGCATGGTCGTATTCGGGATAAAGGGCGCATCGGGCAACGGTGCGGAGGCGGGGGCGAAGTTCATAGACAGCCTCAAACTTGTTTCGCACCTCGCTAACGTGGGAGATGCCAAGAGTCTGGCCATTCATCCCGCCTCTACCACGCATTCGCAATTGACTGAAGAGCAGCAGCGTGCAGGTGGCATTACCCCGGATTTGATTCGCTTCTCCGTAGGCATCGAGCATATTGATGATATTCTGGAAGATGTAGGGCAGGCGTTGGAGAAGGCTTGTTAG
- a CDS encoding 3-phosphoshikimate 1-carboxyvinyltransferase yields MKKNMTLVEEISEMDVDLMKLLARRSKLIQKTRRPKKEGSGTSGISSEKQLRLLWEANAAKFSKDPRLARQLFTLIQDIEFTSKSESEEKTEFTLSPNRKPVNVDLPGPASLKSARLWMTLAATSGARCRLRTLLTADPVTELVKALSQAGANLFWQDGDVVSKGGEALSFADKVIFAGDDTLNFYLLALLAAGRHGTLKFTGDSALKDADLTAFRHFLPQIGARVAHVVPRSNGLPVRLECSGVIPDAIAIPADLPAEAVTACLIAATSWDVRITINLTNNAHAENSLAEVRPLLDQCGVQYSGGTSDFTIFPGPATVPAEPQLSLDPLIGTTLLSVPVFTSGTVKLDGVWPVESEEGEAALALLRSVGLEVTARDGKVIASATGAVARAVQPDMGPLPDSYYPLSVAMACARAKASGEAVALPRMPAGMDPALVDGFVAQAHMLIDDGKVYASVDVPAAPLWSSPDANWTMAFAMLAFLKRSIKLSNPGNITDLMPSFWTFYNGLPEPTMMRKPKQEANSDQPKRRRIIAQ; encoded by the coding sequence ATGAAAAAGAATATGACCCTCGTTGAGGAAATCAGCGAAATGGACGTGGACCTGATGAAGCTGCTGGCGCGCCGCTCCAAGCTCATTCAGAAAACCCGTCGTCCCAAGAAGGAAGGCTCCGGCACTTCCGGCATCAGCAGCGAAAAGCAATTACGCCTGCTGTGGGAAGCCAATGCCGCCAAGTTCAGCAAGGACCCCAGACTGGCACGCCAGCTCTTTACCCTTATTCAGGATATAGAGTTCACCAGCAAGTCCGAGTCTGAAGAAAAGACGGAGTTCACCCTTTCTCCCAACCGTAAGCCGGTCAATGTTGACCTGCCCGGTCCTGCGTCTCTCAAAAGCGCACGACTCTGGATGACTCTTGCAGCCACGTCCGGTGCACGGTGCCGTTTGAGAACGCTGCTTACCGCCGACCCCGTTACCGAACTGGTTAAAGCCCTGAGCCAGGCCGGTGCGAACCTGTTCTGGCAGGATGGCGACGTTGTTTCCAAGGGAGGCGAAGCCCTGAGCTTTGCCGACAAGGTCATATTCGCAGGGGACGACACCCTGAATTTTTACCTTCTTGCCCTTCTGGCAGCCGGTCGTCACGGCACCCTCAAATTTACCGGCGACTCCGCCCTCAAGGATGCGGATCTCACCGCCTTCCGCCACTTCCTGCCCCAGATCGGAGCTCGTGTGGCTCACGTTGTACCCCGCTCCAATGGCCTGCCCGTGCGCCTTGAATGTTCCGGTGTCATACCCGATGCCATTGCCATTCCTGCCGACCTGCCTGCGGAAGCCGTTACGGCCTGCCTTATCGCGGCCACTTCATGGGATGTACGCATCACCATCAATCTCACCAACAACGCCCACGCAGAAAACAGCCTCGCGGAAGTGCGCCCCCTGCTTGACCAGTGCGGCGTACAGTACTCCGGCGGAACGAGCGACTTTACCATATTCCCCGGCCCTGCCACCGTGCCTGCCGAGCCTCAGCTTTCTCTCGACCCGCTCATCGGCACCACCCTGCTTTCCGTACCGGTGTTCACCTCCGGCACCGTGAAACTCGACGGCGTATGGCCTGTGGAGAGTGAAGAAGGCGAAGCCGCCCTTGCCCTGCTCCGCTCCGTAGGCCTGGAAGTAACCGCCCGCGACGGCAAGGTCATTGCTTCCGCCACCGGCGCAGTAGCCAGGGCCGTACAGCCCGACATGGGCCCCCTGCCCGATTCCTACTACCCTCTGAGCGTTGCCATGGCCTGCGCACGCGCCAAGGCCAGCGGCGAAGCTGTGGCCCTGCCCCGCATGCCCGCCGGCATGGACCCCGCTCTGGTAGACGGCTTTGTGGCACAGGCGCACATGCTCATTGATGATGGCAAGGTATACGCCTCCGTCGATGTGCCTGCCGCCCCCCTCTGGAGCAGCCCCGATGCGAACTGGACCATGGCATTTGCCATGCTCGCGTTCCTGAAGCGCTCCATCAAGCTGTCCAACCCCGGCAACATCACCGACCTGATGCCCTCGTTCTGGACGTTCTACAACGGACTGCCCGAGCCGACCATGATGCGCAAGCCCAAGCAGGAGGCCAACAGTGACCAGCCCAAGCGACGCAGAATCATTGCCCAATAG
- the aprB gene encoding adenylyl-sulfate reductase subunit beta, whose translation MPTYVDPSKCDGCKGGEKTACMYICPNDLMILDPEAMRAFNQEPEACWECYSCVKICPQGAITARPYADFAPMGGTCIPMRSADSIMWTVKFRNGNVKRFKFPIRTTPEGSIKPFEGKPEAGNLDDELLFTETALVEPIEAMGLKIEVAEAEITMVRKASAV comes from the coding sequence ATGCCGACTTACGTAGACCCGTCTAAGTGCGATGGCTGCAAGGGTGGCGAGAAGACCGCCTGCATGTACATTTGCCCTAACGACCTCATGATTCTGGATCCTGAAGCAATGCGTGCTTTCAACCAGGAACCTGAGGCATGCTGGGAATGCTACTCCTGCGTGAAGATTTGCCCCCAGGGCGCAATCACCGCTCGTCCCTATGCTGACTTTGCCCCCATGGGTGGTACTTGTATCCCCATGCGCTCCGCTGACTCCATCATGTGGACCGTTAAGTTCCGTAACGGCAACGTGAAGCGCTTCAAGTTCCCGATCCGCACCACCCCCGAAGGTTCCATCAAGCCCTTCGAAGGCAAGCCCGAAGCCGGTAACCTGGATGACGAACTGCTGTTCACCGAAACCGCTCTTGTAGAGCCCATCGAAGCTATGGGCCTGAAGATCGAAGTTGCTGAAGCAGAAATCACCATGGTTCGCAAGGCCTCCGCTGTTTAA
- the aprA gene encoding adenylyl-sulfate reductase subunit alpha, translating to MPMIPAKETPRGVAIAEPVVKEHDVDILMVGGGMGNCGAAFEAVRWADKYAPELKIMLIDKAALERSGAVAQGLSAINTYLGKNNADDYVRMVRTDLMGLVREDLIFDLGRHVDDSVHLFEEWGLPCWIKDEHGHNLDGAAAKAAGKSLRAGDECVRSGRWQMMINGESYKCIVAEAAKNALGEARIMERIFIVKLLLDAKEENRIAGAVGFNLRANEVHIFRTNAMVVACGGAVNVYKPRSTGEGLGRAWYPVWNAGSTYTMCAQVGAEMTMMENRFVPARFKDGYGPVGAWFLLFKAKATNFKGEDYCATNRAMLKPYEDRGYAKGHVIPTCLRNHMMLREMREGRGPIYMDTKTALQTTFETMTPAQQKHLEAEAWEDFLDMCVGQANLWASMNVQPEETGSEIMPTEPYLLGSHSGCCGIWTSGPDETWVPEDYKVRAANGKVYNRMTTVMGLWTCADGVGASGHKFSSGSHAEGRICGKQMVRWCIDHKDYKPSIAEDSKALADLIYRPYKNYLAGKDASTCPVVNPEYISPKNFMMRLVKCTDEYGGGVGTYYTTSEAALNTGFHLLDMLEEDSLKLAARDLHELLRCWENYHRLWTVRLHMQHIAFRTESRYPGFYYRADFMGLDDSKWKCFVNSKYDVKTGETTIFKKPYYQIIPTA from the coding sequence ATGCCGATGATTCCTGCTAAGGAAACGCCCCGTGGCGTTGCTATCGCTGAGCCGGTAGTAAAGGAACACGACGTTGACATCCTTATGGTTGGTGGTGGTATGGGTAACTGCGGCGCTGCTTTCGAAGCAGTCCGTTGGGCCGACAAGTACGCTCCCGAGCTGAAGATCATGCTCATCGACAAGGCCGCCCTGGAGCGTTCCGGTGCTGTTGCACAGGGTCTCTCCGCAATCAACACCTACCTCGGCAAGAACAATGCTGACGACTACGTTCGCATGGTTCGTACCGACCTTATGGGCCTCGTTCGCGAAGACCTTATCTTCGACCTTGGCCGCCACGTTGACGACTCCGTTCACCTGTTCGAAGAATGGGGCCTGCCCTGCTGGATCAAGGACGAACACGGCCACAACCTTGACGGCGCTGCCGCCAAGGCTGCCGGTAAGTCCCTGCGCGCTGGCGACGAATGCGTTCGTTCCGGCCGCTGGCAGATGATGATCAACGGTGAATCCTACAAGTGTATCGTTGCTGAAGCTGCTAAGAACGCCCTGGGCGAAGCCCGCATCATGGAGCGTATCTTCATCGTTAAGCTTCTGCTCGACGCCAAGGAAGAAAACCGCATCGCCGGCGCAGTAGGTTTCAACCTGCGTGCCAACGAAGTTCACATCTTCCGCACCAACGCCATGGTAGTTGCCTGCGGCGGCGCCGTTAACGTGTACAAGCCCCGCTCCACCGGTGAAGGTCTTGGCCGTGCATGGTACCCCGTATGGAACGCCGGCTCCACCTACACCATGTGTGCACAGGTTGGCGCTGAAATGACCATGATGGAAAACCGCTTCGTTCCCGCCCGTTTCAAGGACGGTTACGGCCCGGTTGGCGCATGGTTCCTGCTCTTCAAGGCCAAGGCTACCAACTTCAAGGGTGAAGACTACTGCGCAACCAACCGCGCAATGCTGAAGCCTTACGAAGATCGCGGCTACGCTAAGGGTCACGTTATCCCCACCTGTCTGCGTAACCACATGATGCTGCGTGAAATGCGTGAAGGCCGTGGTCCCATCTACATGGACACCAAGACCGCTCTGCAGACCACCTTCGAAACCATGACCCCCGCACAGCAGAAGCACCTCGAAGCAGAAGCTTGGGAAGACTTCCTCGACATGTGTGTTGGTCAGGCTAACCTGTGGGCCTCCATGAACGTTCAGCCCGAAGAAACCGGTTCTGAAATCATGCCCACCGAGCCTTACCTGCTCGGTTCCCACTCCGGTTGCTGCGGTATCTGGACCTCCGGTCCCGACGAAACTTGGGTACCCGAAGATTACAAGGTTCGCGCTGCCAACGGTAAGGTCTACAACCGTATGACCACCGTTATGGGCCTGTGGACCTGCGCTGACGGCGTTGGCGCTTCCGGTCACAAGTTCTCCTCCGGTTCCCATGCTGAAGGCCGTATCTGCGGCAAGCAGATGGTTCGCTGGTGCATCGATCACAAGGACTACAAGCCTTCCATCGCTGAAGACTCCAAGGCCCTTGCTGACCTGATCTACCGCCCCTACAAGAACTACCTGGCCGGCAAGGACGCTTCCACCTGCCCCGTAGTTAACCCCGAGTACATCTCTCCCAAGAACTTCATGATGCGTCTCGTTAAGTGCACCGACGAATACGGCGGCGGCGTAGGTACCTACTACACCACCTCCGAAGCTGCACTGAACACCGGCTTCCACCTGCTGGACATGCTGGAAGAAGACTCCCTGAAGCTCGCAGCACGCGACCTGCACGAACTGCTTCGTTGCTGGGAAAACTACCACCGTCTGTGGACCGTTCGTCTGCACATGCAGCACATCGCGTTCCGTACGGAATCCCGTTACCCCGGCTTCTACTACCGTGCAGACTTCATGGGCCTGGACGACTCCAAGTGGAAGTGCTTCGTTAACTCGAAGTACGACGTGAAGACCGGTGAAACCACCATCTTCAAGAAGCCCTACTACCAGATCATTCCCACTGCTTAG